A single Aspergillus chevalieri M1 DNA, chromosome 3, nearly complete sequence DNA region contains:
- a CDS encoding uncharacterized protein (COG:S;~EggNog:ENOG410PNFK): MSTEQPELTRVDSAIAGLSTSPKDEKPPTAKIEHRRRSSVAEGVFNIKDLEAQQIELVLPIETQKTGWKLNTSPNSIEDKDILKLYLVNPPVKKIDLHFPLGLEVAARNNKGVTIKDALDAIYKQFKKKSDDEMDAPYLAGFEWNKKECWTRLVVHQKPQGPVQQSRKKGKKAKEEA, translated from the exons ATGTCCACCGAACAGCCTGAACTTACCAGGGTTGATTCAGCCATCGCAGGCTTGAGCACATCCCCAAAGGACGAGAAACCTCCCACCGCAAAGATCGAACATAGGCGCAGGTCGTCGGTGGCAGAAGGTGTCTTCAACATCAAGGACTTGG AGGCCCAACAGATTGAGCTGGTGCTTCCAATCGAGACGCAAAAGACTGGGTG GAAGCTCAATACCTCGCCAAACAGCATCGAAGACAAGGACATACTCAAATTGTACCTCGTCAATCCTCCCGTCAAGAAGATTGACCTTCACTTCCCACTGGGTTTGGAAGTAGCAGCTCGCAACAACAAAGGAGtcaccatcaaggatgcGCTGGACGCCATTTACAAGCAATTCAAGAAGAAG TCTGATGATGAAATGGATGCTCCCTATCTCGCTGGTTTCGAGTGGAACAAGAAAGAGTGCTGGACACGTCTGGTTGTCCACCAGAAGCCTCAGGGCCCAGTACAACAGTCACGCAAGAAGGGCAAAAAGGCAAAGGAAGAGGCATAG
- the sonA gene encoding putative nuclear pore complex protein (SonA) (COG:A;~EggNog:ENOG410PGB1;~InterPro:IPR036322,IPR037631,IPR015943,IPR001680, IPR020472,IPR017986;~PFAM:PF00400;~go_function: GO:0005515 - protein binding [Evidence IEA];~go_process: GO:0006406 - mRNA export from nucleus [Evidence IEA]), whose protein sequence is MSLFGSVGATSTSAAQTNTTGDISKDVALNSPPEDSISDLRFSPASEHLAVASWDKKVRIYEINEQGQSEGKALFEHEAPVLSCCWAPDGTKVVGAGADKAARMLDLAAGATTPVQVAAHDAPIRCCDMIPNPAGNSPLLITGSWDKTVKYWDLRQSTPIASLECQERVYTMDVKNKLLVIGTADRYINIVNLDSPTKFYKTMQSPLKWQTRTVNCFIDSTGFAVGSIEGRCAIQYVEDKDSSSNFSFKCHRETPPNQRDVNNIYSLNAITFHPVHGTFSTAGSDGTFHFWDKDAKHRLKGYPSVGGTISSTAFNRTGNIFAYAVSYDWSKGYSANTQQLPNKVMLHPVAPEEVKPRAGARKR, encoded by the exons ATGTCGCTCTTCGGTTCCGTCGGCGCTACGTCGACATCAGCAGCTCAGACCAATACCACCGGAGATATTTCCAAGGACGTCGCGCTCAATTCTCCTCCAGAGGATAGTATCTCCGATCTTCGTTTCTCCCCCGCCAGTGAACACCTTGCCGTCGCGTCCTGGGACAAGAAGGTCCGCATCTATGAGATCAACGAGCAGGGACAAAGTGAAGGAAAGGCGCTCTTTGAGCATGAAGCTCCCGTGTTGAGCTGCTGTTGGGCTCCG GATGGGACCAAAGTCGTCGGGGCTGGTGCCGATAAAGCTGCCCGGATGCTCGACCTTGCTGCCGGCGCTACCACTCCAGTGCAAGTCGCGGCTCACGATGCTCCGATTCGATGCTGTGATATGATTCCAAACCCCGCGGGAAACTCCCCTCTTCTCATCACCGGCTCGTGGGATAAGACTGTCAAATATTGGGACCTGCGGCAGTCCACCCCTATTGCCTCGCTCGAATGTCAAGAGCGAGTGTACACCATGGACGTGAAGAACAAGCTCCTCGTTATCGGTACGGCGGACCGGTACATCAACATCGTTAACCTCGATAGCCCCACCAAATTCTACAAAACCATGCAGTCTCCCCTCAAGTGGCAGACGCGGACAGTCAACTGTTTCATTGATTCCACCGGGTTTGCCGTTGGTAGTATCGAAGGTCGCTGTGCCATCCAGTATGTCGAAGATAAGGACTCGAGCTCCAACTTCAGCTTCAAATGTCACCGTGAGACCCCGCCCAATCAACGCGACGTCAACAACATTTATTCTCTCAATGCTATCACCTTCCATCCTGTTCACGGTACCTTCAGCACCGCCGGTAGTGACGGCACTTTCCACTTCTGGGACAAGGACGCGAAACATCGTTTGAAGGGCTATCCGTCCGTTGGGGGAACAATTTCCAGCACCGCTTTCAACCGCACTGGAAACATCTTTGCCTACGCTGTGAGCTACGACTGGAGTAAGGGCTACTCTGCCAACACCCAACAATTGCCCAACAAGGTGATGCTTCATCCTGTTGCACCAGAAGAAGTGAAACCTCGAGCGGGAGCGAGGAAGAGGTGA
- the RAR1 gene encoding methionine--tRNA ligase MES1 (BUSCO:EOG09260TUT;~COG:J;~EggNog:ENOG410PG5D;~InterPro:IPR041872,IPR009080,IPR014758,IPR001412, IPR029038,IPR033911,IPR015413,IPR014729;~PFAM:PF09334;~TransMembrane:1 (o486-508i);~go_function: GO:0000166 - nucleotide binding [Evidence IEA];~go_function: GO:0004812 - aminoacyl-tRNA ligase activity [Evidence IEA];~go_function: GO:0004825 - methionine-tRNA ligase activity [Evidence IEA];~go_function: GO:0005524 - ATP binding [Evidence IEA];~go_process: GO:0006418 - tRNA aminoacylation for protein translation [Evidence IEA];~go_process: GO:0006431 - methionyl-tRNA aminoacylation [Evidence IEA]) yields MASDSKILPQKGARNILVTSALPYVNNVPHLGNIVGSVLSADVFARYHKACGRPTLYICGTDEYGTATETKALEEKVTPEELCAKYNKIHKEVYDWFDIGFDHFGRTPTQRHTEISQAIFKRLYENGYLAEKTAEQPFCEAHGSFLADRYVEGECPRCHYDDARGDQCDKCGHLLDPFDLINPHCKLDGATPVRRETKHIHLLLDKLQPQIEEWSRNAIGKGDWPKNSRVITESWLKEGLKDRGITRDLKWGVPVPLDGFENKVLYVWFEACIGYPSITANYTPDWEKWWRNPEEVQLYQFLGKDNVPFHSVIFPGTQLGTTDKWTMLHHLSTTEYLNYENGKFSKSRGIGVFGNNAKEIGVSPDVWRYFLLKNRPETGDTQFEWRPFVDSNNSELLAKLGNLVNRVIKLVTASYGSTIPEFTIPESFQPNLDEVTGLLRQYIEEMEGVHLRAGVQTAMRIAEAGNGLIQANRLDNSLIANEPERAAAVVGTVLNLIHLLASVFAPYLPSTSKSINEQLDAAFAYIPTLEDIKDGWKPTALKPGHKIGKAKYLFSRIDSKKADEWREKFGGSQAERQKKEEDAAKAAAKKAASKAKKKEKKAGKPADAAAPTGGVEASAKGGAEATTATTEGKNDEAVEKVTDGVSQVTIPTS; encoded by the exons ATGGCTTCAGATTCCAAAATTCTGCCCCAGAAGGGCGCGCGCAATATCCTCGTGACAAGTGCATTGCCGTATGTCAACAACGTGCCTCATTTGGGCAACATTGTCGGTTCCGTGCTGAGCGCCGATGTCTTCGCGAG ATATCATAAGGCTTGCGGACGACCGACTCTCTACATCTGCGGTACCGACGAATATGGAACTGCGACAGAGACAAAGGCCCTTGAAGAGAAGGTGACGCCAGAGGAGCTGTGTGCCAAGTACAACAAGATTCATAAAGAAGTCTACGATTGGTTTGACATTGGATTCGATCACTTTGGCCGGACCCCGACACAACGACACACCGAGATTTCGCAGGCCATCTTCAAGCGACTGTATGAGAACGGATATCTCGCGGAGAAGACGGCAGAGCAACCGTTCTGTGAAGCGCACGGCTCGTTCTTGGCTGATCGATATGTGGAGGGAGAGTGCCCGCGATGCCATTACGATGACGCCCGTGGTGACCAATGCGACAAGTGTGGTCACCTGTTGGATCCCTTTGATCTCATCAACCCCCACTGCAAGCTCGACGGTGCCACCCCCGTCCGCCGCGAGACCAAGCACATCCACCTCCTTTTGGACAAGCTGCAGCCGCAAATTGAGGAATGGTCTCGCAACGCTATTGGAAAGGGCGACTGGCCCAAGAACTCCCGGGTGATTACTGAGTCGTGGTTGAAGGAAGGCTTGAAGGACCGTGGGATTACGAGAGATCTTAAGTGGGGTGTGCCCGTTCCCCTTGATGGATTTGAGAACAAGGTACTCTATGTGTGGTTCGAGGCCTGTATCGGTTATCCTTCGATTACGGCCAACTACACGCCGGACTGGGAAAAATGGTGGCGTAACCCTGAAGAGGTGCAGTTGTACCAGTTCCTGGGCAAGGACAACGTGCCTTTCCATAGTGTCATCTTTCCCGGTACGCAACTGGGAACCACGGACAAGTGGACCATGCTTCACCACTTGAGCACGACTGAGTATTTGAACTACGAGAACGGCAAGTTCAGTAAGTCGCGCGGGATCGGTGTTTTTGGCAACAACGCCAAGGAGATTGGTGTTTCCCCCGACGTGTGGCGGTATTTCCTGCTGAAGAACCGTCCGGAGACCGGTGACACTCAGTTCGAATGGCGTCCGTTCGTCGACAGTAACAACAGTGAGCTCCTGGCCAAGCTGGGTAACCTGGTTAATCGGGTGATCAAGCTGGTCACTGCTTCGTACGGCTCGACCATCCCTGAGTTCACCATCCCCGAAAGCTTCCAGCCAAACCTGGACGAGGTTACTGGCCTGCTCCGTCAGTACATCGAAGAGATGGAGGGCGTGCACCTCCGTGCCGGTGTGCAGACGGCTATGAGGATCGCCGAAGCTGGCAACGGCCTGATCCAGGCTAACCGCCTTGACAACTCTCTCATCGCCAATGAGCCCGAGCGCGCTGCCGCAGTCGTTGGTACTGTGCTTAACCTCATCCACCTCCTCGCCAGTGTATTCGCGCCCTACCTTCCCTCGACCTCCAAGTCTATCAACGAGCAACTGGACGCCGCCTTCGCCTACATCCCCACGCTGGAGGACATCAAGGACGGCTGGAAACCCACTGCCTTGAAGCCCGGCCACAAGATCGGCAAGGCCAAATATCTGTTCTCGCGCATTGACTCGAAGAAGGCCGACGAGTGGCGTGAGAAGTTCGGCGGTTCTCAGGCTGAGCGTcagaagaaggaggaagatgcCGCCAAGGCTGCCGCGAAGAAAGCCGCCAGcaaggccaagaagaaggaaaagaaggccgGCAAGCCTGCTGATGCCGCTGCTCCTACGGGTGGTGTCGAGGCTTCTGCCAAGGGAGGCGCAGAGGCGACTACTGCCACCACTGAGGGCAAGAATGACGAAGCTGTTGAGAAGGTTACCGATGGTGTTTCGCAGGTTACGATTCCGACATCATGA
- a CDS encoding Yae1 family protein (COG:S;~EggNog:ENOG410PRAF;~InterPro:IPR019191;~PFAM:PF09811), which yields MESNNLLESLLDLEEEFYKEGYDLGATDGAQAGYTEGSVFAVEKGFEKFAEMGRLYGKALVWAQRFADSKAFKPLGTDTDNISATNAINRKDLNASLDPSVCAEMATFPPSARLAKNLDILLELVDPASLVMANTEEAVTDADERLKGAVIKAKLIQRALGEREDTADIHRGAKDTPAGAATSGDGTGSIEDISSLKIRH from the coding sequence ATGGAGAGCAATAACTTATTGGAGAGTCTCTTAgacctggaggaggaattcTACAAAGAAGGCTACGATCTGGGAGCCACTGATGGTGCGCAAGCTGGATATACCGAGGGCAGCGTCTTTGCTGTTGAAAAGGGCTTCGAAAAATTCGCCGAAATGGGACGTTTGTATGGAAAGGCGTTGGTCTGGGCTCAGAGATTCGCCGACTCTAAAGCATTCAAGCCGCTGGGTACAGACACAGATAATATCTCTGCGACCAATGCGATCAATCGCAAAGATTTGAATGCTTCTTTGGACCCTTCCGTCTGCGCAGAAATGGCCACATTTCCGCCTAGTGCACGGCTGGCGAAGAATCTCGATATTCTGCTCGAACTAGTCGATCCTGCATCATTAGTCATGGCGAATACAGAGGAAGCAGTGACAGATGCGGACGAGCGACTGAAGGGAGCTGTCATCAAGGCCAAACTCATTCAGCGCGCGTTGGGGGAGCGTGAAGACACGGCAGATATCCATCGCGGCGCCAAAGATACCCCAGCCGGAGCAGCAACATCAGGCGATGGTACTGGTAGCATTGAGGATATCAGTTCTTTGAAAATCCGGCATTGA